A region of the Leptospira venezuelensis genome:
TTAAGAATTTCAACATTCTCCGATTGAAAATCAAATTTGGGGTCGACCTCATATTGGAGCTTACCTAATGCAATTTCTATTGCTTGCAGATCGAGGTCTCCAACTTTCGAATTTTGAAAAATCATTTCGATACTCTTTTTGACTTCCGCCTGTCTTTGAAGATTTCTTTTTTCTGAATTTATATTTATTTGCGATCTTTTTCCCCAAGCGCGTTCTGACCTTCTATAATTACGTTGCTCTTTTACTATCTTAATTAATTCTTCCTTTAATTCTATATTGTCCTTAACATTATCTTTTAAAATTTGATTGTTCTTTTTATTTTTATACTTTAGGTACAAGAGATAAGAGATTCTTAAAGCTAGCTTCCTTTTCTTAATATCCACCTGCTCTTGAAATGATCTAATAGCTAAATCAAACGATATTTTCCCAATTTCCCATAACGAATGGTGAATGAAATAAATGTTGGATATGGTAGGTTCAGGAAAATCTTTTTTCCCTTCCCGTTCATTCTTCACAAAAAATAGATCACAATCTTGCCAAATTAAATCCAATGCCAATCGTTCATTTAAGAGAATGAGTTCTTTAAGCTCCCCTCTGTTTTCAAAACCCGAGTGATCATCCGTCCATAAAGAACAAAATAAAATTAATTTGATTAATTCCTTGTTATTATCGTTTAAATTTCTTTTCTTAATAATATAAGCGCATAGTAATCTTGTCGGCTCTCGAAACCAGCTAAATTCTGAAGAATTTTGGACTTCAATGGCGATATTTACAGATTCTTTATATACAATGGAATTAATACCACTGACCAAATTAATTAAGCCTATTTGATTTAACTTAGTAAAATATTTAACAAATACATCTCGAAAACGAGCATTTTCTTTAAACGTTAATGATCTAACATTCGAAAGAAATTCAAGCATTAATTCAACTTTTAGAGAGGCGGACGAAAAACAATCAATACACTCTAAAATTAAAGATATTTTATATTTATCCTTTTTTAAAAGACTTCCCAATACATTTTCTTGGAAAGCAATATCTGGTAATGTAGAAATGTATCGTATACAAACAATTCTTGAATATTCATCAAAATTATCATTATTAACTATTTCTAAAGCTATTTCGGCACATTCCGTATATTCACCTTGCCATATCAAACGAAGTAAGAATTCCCGAATTTCTTTATTTTCTAAATAATCAACCAGAAGCTCTTTTACTTCGTTGCCTATATTAGAATTTGTCGCGAAGCGACGAATTGAAAAAATATCAAATCCAAACCGACCAAAAGGTTTATTACTATACTTCCGACAGAATTCTCTTAAAATTAATATTTTAGTATTTGGATTATATTCGGAAGGACTCCCTTCAGTTAAGAGCACTTCTGGGGCAATTTGCAAAACTTTGTCGAAAATCTCCGGTTTTTCTTGTGCAATCCAAGCACAGATCGCTTTTAATCCCGGTGCAATAAATTCTTCAGAGTATTTTTTCTTAAAAAGTATTTCTTCAATTTTATATTTTGAACTTCTTGCTTCATATAATCTAAGGAACCATTTGGCTGCCAAATATTCTCGAGGTATTCTGTGATAAAAGGCAACTGTCCCGTAGATGGCAGGACTAAATATCGGACGAGCTAATAATCGGTTTAATTTATCTTTTTCCCAATCTGGAAAAAGCTTTTGTATATTTAAGCCTGAAATTGAACTTTCACACTCTGGCAATTTAATTTTCGGAATTCCTGTCAAGGTAACCCCACCCGCCAATTTTTGAACACCTTCCTTAAGCTCATTTAATGATAAATTATCATGATAGGTTTCATTTGATTCTCCTAAGCGAAGTTCAATATTATTTTCTAGTAAAGCAACATACCCTCCGATCTTATGATTTTTCATCCAATATTGAGCAAGCTCTTCAAGGTCAATTGGTCTCTTTAAAAATAAATTTGCTCCTTTTAGATCTACTTCGTGTAAAAATTGATCAATTTTATTCACACCAATAAATTGTAAAAATTCTCGAATCATTCGATCGTCCAGATCCATTAGATTCACAATCAACAATTCTAATGGAATACTTTCATCTAGTCCGGTCTTAAATTGGCTTAGTGCATTGATATGACTGGAATAAACTTTCCTAAAATCCTCTTTGGTTCTCCATTCACTTACTCGACTAGTAATATAAATATTTGACTGGTTTATTTTTGAACCTAATATTTGATAAAATTTTCTCAAAGCGATATCGAAATTGGTTCTGCTAATCAACTTTGCTTCGTCAACTGAATCTAGAAAAATCCAGCCTTGAGTTTCAGAATTTTTCCATTCTTGAAATTCTCGAATAGAACCAACCACAAACGAATAATCAAAATTCGACGGTATGCTTTCGATCTTAATGCAAAATGAATATTTACCTTGCTCTTTTAATTCTTGAGCTTTATTAATCAATTCTACTGTCTTTCCAGTTCCAGCTTCTGACAATATAACGACAAGTTTATTACTAAGCAAATTTTCCCAAGATAATATAACCGAATTAAATCCTATATGATAATCTTCATAATAACTACCGAAGCTTTCATCTTTCTCAATTAAACAGAACTCTCTATTTAGATTTATATAATTAATAGGACTCAAACTTTACGTCTCCGCACGACTATCATCAGATAACAGGTATTCAAATATTAGCCAAACAATTACTTTACTTTCTATGCCCGAAGATTCCTCTTCTTCTGTTTTCCAGAAGCTAAATTAATCGTATTAAACTATTAATTTCGAAATCGAACTCCATTCCTAATTTCACCTTAAACACTTCCAATACAAGATTTGCGCGTAGAGTTACAAGAGCATTCAAACTATTTTCATAATACTCTATAAGGACTCCGGATAATCTAGGGACAACTGGTTCCTTAATTTTATAAAAAACTTTTGGAATTAACCAAAGACCACAACCTGAACATCCTCTTGGAAATTTCCCAGTAACAATTCCAATGGCTGGGTCAATAACCTGCTCTCTATCATATTCGACTAACAAGTGCGAATTCCTATGGATTCCTAACTTATCATATAAGCTCTTATCTTTATGCTCAGGGTTCGTAAAAATAAAAGGTTTACTTTTAATTTCTCGAGTTCTCTTATCGATTTTAGTATTCGAATTCGGATACCCATAAAGAAAATAGGTTTGAGGCTTTTCAATAGCCGGATTAAAGTCAATATTATCAATCTTCATAAATTCATAGATTTCATAAATTTTCTTTAAGACTTCTGAATCAATCTCAATTATTCCAAGATCGATTCGTGACTCTCCAATATCTTTTGATCCAGCGGTTTTAAAAATTCGCCAATTGCCGTCAAGAGGTAGATTCACATCATCTTTATAATAAAAGAAAAGATTTTCATTATACCATTCTAAAGTATGAGCCGTTGTGATTACGAAATACCGATCATTATGTGAAAACAATAATGATGTTGATGCCAAGTCTACATAACCCTTGTCATTCATGTAAAACAAAGGCATTGTAAATTTATTTATTTCAAAGACTCCTTGCTTCGTAATATCAGCAACGTATTGTCGCATACTTAAGAGCTCGTTACTATTAGACATTTTTTGTAGCTTATCCAAAATTTTCCTTTTCTAAAATACCTGGGTACCTTTTGTCAGATTAGTCCGTTTTGGATTGGTTAAAAAATAATGTCAATCAGATCTAACGTTATAAGAATTGAAGAATATCAAAATCGTAGAAGCAAAGGACCACGTGACTCGGAACCAGAAACCGGTATAATGCTCGGAAAGGGACTGACGGATCAGACAATGGTTGAATTGACTCGGAAGTTTTCAACTCCTGTAACTGAAAGAGATTTTCGTAACCGCGCCCTATTCTCCCTAATGAGCAAAACAGGGCTTAGAGCTAAAGAAATTGTTTCTCTTCGCTTCTCCCAATTGTTTCAATCTCCTTCCAGTGAAATGCTAATCACTTATATTAAGAAAGGTGGACGAAGAGGCTTTTCAGTTATAGCAGAGGAAACATTACTTTTTCTTAAAGAATATCATTCTTGGTTTAAGGAGAAGCATGACTATTTTATTCTTTCTCTTTCCGGGAGGAACCAATCTGCCCGCTCTAACCTAAGCACACGAGGGCTTCAGCTGATTGTCAATTCTTGGGGAGTAACTACTTGTAGTGGTCGGCTCGTACATCCCCATTCGCTTCGCCATACATTAGGGGCCAAGCTTCTTGAAACCGCCGGATCAATCGCTGCTCAAAAGGTTTTAGGTCATTCGACACCAGTTACCACTTCTAAGTATTACACAAAACCCTACTTTGATGCTTCTAAGTTTCTTACCTGGGAATAAAGAAAGAATGACCTTACTTGAAAAGATAGAAACCAACTCCGTTCAAGAATTGATCGAATCTGGAGAAATTGTAAGCCTCATGATTCCTCCTTATAGATATCGAGTCGAAGAATTCTATAATTGTCAGGTATACGTTTCCAAAACTGTTTGGTCCGAGTTAAATACGGTATATAGCAAATCACGAGACAAAAAATCTCCTACTCGAATAGTTTATAACCTAATGGCTGGTAGCACAGGCCGAGTAATCGACGAAGTAGAAGAGAAGATAGAAATATTCTTAGTTTATTTCAAAGGCCTATTACCCTCTCTAAATAGATACAGAGCGTTTAGGAAAATTTCATTACCGAAAGATTCGGAGGATCAATACTTACTGATTCTCAGCATAAACGAAGACTAACTTCTTTTTTATTATAATTTAAGTTTTTTCCTTTCGGTATTTTACTGTTTTCGAATATTATTTCGGTGACTGAAATAAGAAATCAAAAACACCAATGGCTCCAAATAAATGAAGAAGGCTTAAAGATCTTCAATGAGATTCTCCGCTCCTTAATTGCCTTCCATGAAATGATCTATGGAAACACTAAAGCCTCAGACGAAACCTGGATATTTAAAAAGAGACTTGTTGAATCTACCAATCCCTTAGTTGCAATAAAGAAATTTGGAGACTATGAATACTTAGTCTTCGCCAAGATTCAAGATAAGTACAACTCCTGGATCCACATTGATGGAATACAAATGGAAAGAATAGAATTAGAAAAGATTGGGACACAAAAGCATGATGTTTTCAATATTCTCAATATGACTGACATCTACACGAATCATTGTGAGCCGTATGCTGGGGAAATACCAGAAGACGTCTAAAAACTACTCAGACAAACGTAAGCGGATAGAAGGATTGATGTATTAATTACTCTACAGGAGGAGTAGACAACTAGTATTTTTATTATAATATCTAACCAACTTCTACTCCACCCTGCGTTTTAGATAGACTGGAAATTCCAATCGAATGAATGCAATCAGTTGGTTTCGATACCAAGAATCATGAAACCTTTGATTACTTGGTAAAACTGATACTTTTCAGACACTAATTTTGGTGACTAAATAAGTCCATATTAAGGGTTCCGGACAGCCACATGGATTATAGTCATTGGTAATTTCAATTAATTCAATTTATATCCTTCAGCTAACCAAGGGTACAATCTCATCAAATCATCTGCAGCTCTATCACGTAGAATATCTAAAGCTTTCTCATTCTTTGAAATGCGTTTATATCCATTATAAAAATTTGACATTTCACTCAAAATAAATTTGCGAACGATATTTACTATTGAATCAGAATCATTCTGAATTTTGTTGAATTCTATTTCACCATAAACTCTTTTATATTTAGAAACCGCATTGGATATAATCTCCTCTTTAGGTAACCTATCAATCACTATTGGAAACCGTTCAGCAAATTCCCTCGGGTAAATTTCCTTATTATTAAGTTCAAGGGAAAGTTTTTCCGTTTCGATCTCCAGTAAACTTCTACGTTTATGATAGCTACTTAGCTTTCTTCTCGTTCTCATTCTAATTTTACTTTAGCAGAACTGACTAGTTCCGCCATTTCTCCTTATTGTTAGTTTCAAATTCCTTCGAAATCATTTCGAAAAAATCTTAGAAATCATTTTGATTTCATAATTATATTGTATGGGCAGGTTTCTCTTTCTCAAAATCAAAATGGGAAAAAAGTTTAACTTTTCAGATTTTTTTTTCAAAAGTCGGACTTGATTAGTAAATTATAAATGAGTGATGTGAATTATCGCATTATGCTTTTTGATTATTGGAAATTTGTAATTAGAACTTTTTTTCTGAGAATTGAAACTTTTTTCCCATTTTGATTTTGAGATATAGCCATTTTTAAAAACCGTGGTCATTTTAATCTTTGATTCACGATCAAATTAGTCGGAGAGAATGCATTCATCACACAATGTAAGCTCTCCCCGGTCGCGTTTACGGAACACTTCTGCAGCTATTCGAACAACTTAAGTTTCTTTCTTCTTCCTTACCTTCTTCTTCATTCCGCATCCTGGAACTCCGACGCAAGTCCAGAACTTACCATACTTCCCGCCCAAGGCTTCCATTCTAATCTTGCAATTGCAAAAAGGACCGAGTTTAATCTTCTTTCCTTTAGCATCTGTCTTACGAGTGCCAAAGGGAAGCTCCATTTCACTAGTTTTATCTATCAGATAGTATTTGGTGGTGGTTAGCTCATCTCTTTGATAGACTGTAGTTCCACATTTTTTACAAGGAACTTCCACTTTCTGTGGCTGACGACCTCCTTTGTTATCATGGCAGAGATCGAACTCTGCGAGACAATACGGACAAGTTAAATTAGCCATTTCTGATTTCCTCCTAATTTGTTTAATTAGTGGAAACAGTTCCGAAAAGTTTCTAACAGAGTTAGAATTAATAGGCTAATGAGTAACCTTCTTAATCCGCATTCATTTATTCTGAATTAATACAATCTCCTACTAATTCCTTAGGTAAAAAAATCTATGGAATTCAAACATATAACACATATTGAGAACCCTCCTAAAGCAACAGAAGGGAGACTCATAATTTCTAAAAAAGTTAAAGACGAGATCAAAAAAGCCAACGAGAAGAGTAGACCTCCGAAAGATCCCGAAACAATTCTTCAGGATATAATTCACGGAAGTAAGGACGGTATTATCACGACCTTAACTCCGAAGATTAAGCTCTTCTTAGTTCGGTTTTCACCGGTCCATCTCTTTCAAATACCTTTCCAAGTCTTTGTCGCTATATCTTCAACGGATGATTTCGGCCAGCCAGTTACTTACATCCGAACTCTCGACGAAGACGACTCCAAACCCGAAACCGTTTCAATCAAGTCCTAAGGAATCTATCATGTCTATTGAATCAAATGTAATCTACCTATCCTCACTTTATCCTAAGTCCGAACCAAAGGATCAAAACTTCTCACTTACCGAAAATCGACTTTCAGAAAAAACACTTACGAAACTGTATCTTGATTTCTCTGAACCTGAAACAGAAGAAGACTATCGAAATAAGGCTCTCTTCCTTGTAATGCAGGAGTTAGGACTATTGGCTATGGAAATCGTCTCCTTAAAGCTCTCAAACGTGTCTAAAGGCCTCTCTGAGCAATCTTACATCAGTTATATGGGTAAATGTGGAAAAAAGAAATCTTCAGCTATTAGCGAAGCTTCTCTAAACGCTGTAAGGGAGTATCACGAAAAGTTCAGAATCGAATCTGACTATTTCTTTGTAAGCCGTCCGAGAAAAAACCAAAAAGAAAGGAAGAACCTTACAACTAGAGGTTTGCAATTGATTGTAAACTCTTGGAACGCTCGTACTCTTTCTGGAAAACTCATTCACCCTCAAAGCCTAAGAAACACCGTCGGTCAAAGACTATTGACCGGGACCTACCCCTAAATGGTCCCGGCCAACAATCACTCTAATTCCTTATTAACAAAATTGCATTTACTTACTTTAGTTTTTTAACTCAATTTTGAACTCTGGACTAATAAGTTTTTTACCAAGCTTTTCTATTGATTTTAGAATGGAAATGGAAACTCCCTCCTGGTCCACAAGTCCTCTTGTTAAGTAGGTAACAAAACTTCTAAACTCATGTAGATTTCTAAGATTTTGAGAAAATCTATCCACAGAATTAAATGAATTTTCATCAGGCTCATCTTCCTCTAAAAATTCAGCATTGCTCATAGATACTGCACAATTCCAGAGAGAGCCAATGTCTGCTTTGATCTCATCTGTGCATTTAAGCAATCTCAATAAAGGATGAATGTAGCCAAGGCTGCTAAAGAAAGAGACTGCATTATCTCTCATAACTTTCTTTAAAGATCCTTCAGTCAGTGCTTCTAATTTATTTTCACCGACGCTTTGCTTGACACTTTGAACATTTTCTAACACAACACTGAACTCAAATTGATACTCATCAGCAGCAAGACTTTTCCAATGGGATTTGTCAGCAGGAGAAAAAATCTTCAATTTCTGAATAATTCTTCCTCCACTAATGGAGTCTACGCATGCTTCAAACTTTGGATAATCTCCATTGTATTTTCCATATATCCATTTTTGTAATTGGAAAATTTCCTGAGGTTCTCCTTCAATTTTTATAGCTTGTATTAGATGAAGCTTTTCAATTTCCATATTATCAAAGCTCTTAATCAGACATCCCTTTTTCTCACCAAGGTTATAACGCATCATCATCATGATAAATGTCTCGTCATGCTCAGTGTCTGTAGGAAGTGTGAATCCTTTATACAATTGTGCCAATGGATAAGTAACGAAAACTTTTCTGCTTTTGACTTGAACTTCAATTTCAGAATATTTAGGACTTTCCCCTTTCTCAGCAGTTAGGTTATCAGTATCAAGTTTCTCAACGTCTTCTATAGGGAAAGAAAAAGTAATCTTCTCTATCCCAATGTTTACACCATCAGGGCGACAAATCAAGTAGCCATCTACCATCATCCCCTGATCCATTTCTTCAACAAGTTCCATTATAGGAACCTCCTAATAATAATTTTCAAAACGGATCGAAGGAATATTCGAAATTAGGTTTTCCCTTTTTCGTACTTCGAAGTTCCGATTTATTAGTTAGTGGAAAGTTTTCCAAAAACTGTTCTGGGATCATTAGCGAAATGAAAGGTTCAGCTTTCAGATTGGGAGTTGTTTCCAAAGTCCTGCTTAAAACCTTCTTAAAACGATTTTAAAGGCCCTTAGAGATGCTAAAATCTCTCACCGCTCCTTTTTCCCTTTCGAATTCAAAAACCGTTAGGAGATCTTTAATAAGCTTAAGTAAAGCCCTAATTACAGACTGGCAAATCCGGTTGATGAAACCTTAAAGACTAAAAATACTATTCAAAAAGTGATGAAGGGGGAACTGTCATCCCCCTCTACAAGTGTTTTAACTTTGATTAAGAAATAGATCTATTAGTTTTCCCTAATTTTCATAAAACCAACTTTGATTTAATTCAGCAGGCCTATCTCCTCTGCAGGATTAATCAGCTTGTTTTTCAACTCTTTAAGTTTTTCAAGCCTGTCATCTAACATCCAGTCTCCGAGCTTCTGCTTGTTTTGGTAATCTTCCAAGCCATAAGACTTAGGAATCCTTATTACCTCTTGGAAACCTTCAATCATTTCAATAAAAGCTGAGATAACACTACCTTCATACTTCCCTTCCATTGCATAAGGAGTCACATCATCTACAATATTGACCAGCTTCTTAGCTCTTTCAAGATGTTCATTGAAAGCCGGGTAATAGTATGTTTTTATCAAGTTTAAGTTTGCTTCTAAGAAAACACTGACGGAGTAGTCTACGTCATATTCTTCAATAGAAGGGAGGAACTCTTCAAGGAAATACTCAAATATTGCATTTATTGAACTTTCATCAAATTCGAAAAATCCTACAGAAATATCTCCAAACAAATTATTTAGAATTTCCCGATCCTTTATCTCTATCCAAATCAGTAGAGCATCTTCTTCATAGCCAGTTTCAATATCATGGTTAATAGGAGAATTATTCTCAGGACCCAACTCACGCTCAAGATTACTACTGGAAAATTCAATGCGACATTCATCATTCTCAAATCTAATAGTGTTATTTTCTTCTAAATAACTCTTCAAAAACCCAGGAGCATTCAAGACATTAAGTAAATGACGATAGTCTTGATAATTATATTTCAAATAGGTTTTTTTAACCAATGTAACATTCATAACATCTAAGGAATAGATACCTTCAAGCAAATATACGCCTAGGTCTCCCAATGCATCCGTCATCATTTCATCGAAGTAATCTTCTCCATCAAATTCAACACCTGGTAACACATACGGAATACTAATGGCATTCATATTGAATCTAATATGAAGATACTCTTCATCTTTACGAAGATAGATTTTAACAGGATCTATTTCCAACTGATCCTTATACTTTTCAGAAAAATCTACTTCATCAATGTATGCTCTAAGAGTAATCCACTCTATTCCAATAAAATCTCTTTTCTCATTCATTTCATTATGAATATCTGTCATTAAATTCTCCTTATTCAATAAACAGTTTTGAAGAATCATTCATTCGAATCTCCAATAAGTTAAGTATTTACTAATACTGTAACTACTAGTAGGTAAAAGTAATTAGAGTAGTAGTTAGGTAGATAAAAACGTTCCAAGTTTTGTATAATAATAGAAAGTTATACAAAACCTATCAGCAATCCCCAAAGTCCTGGGAAATCGCTTGACGAAGTCACCAAACTCGGAAATCATTAAATCTACCAACCAAGTGCTGAAAAAAGGGCCAGCCAGCCTTAAACCCCTACCTGGCCGACCCTAAGTGTTAAGCTTGTTTTTCTCTTTTTTAGTAACCCCTAATTGATCTGAACTCGGGTCGGCGAATTTGCAAAATTCGGAAACCCTACATATATATTATAACGGGAAGTTTCACCGAAATTTGGGAAATCGGAACTTTTTTCAAAAAAAGTTATCACTTTAAAATAACATTTGTTATATAAGTAATTTATAATTCACTTTTTCTTAATACTCTTCCTGAGAATTCGGAAATTGTTGAGTTACGAGTTAAAAAGTATAAATTCTAGGCGTTTTTGCCTCGAACTCGATTTTACGGAGAAACTGACTTTATAAAAAAATTTGAAAGGAATCCACTAACTCAGAAATGACGAACTACAACTTACAATACATTGAAGACTTCTTGGGGATTGATCGGGTCTGCTTTTTCACTCCTTACGGTAATATTAAACATGGGTCGGGAGCTTGGGGACTAAATACTCCACCAGATCAGAAAGTCGAGACCCCAATAGCCAGATTAGGTAATAGCGGGATAGCCTACCGCCGAATGCAGCATACTGTTAAGCAGGATTTAGTATATTTCTGGTTTTCGTACTCGCGCTTATTCAATGGAATCAATCTTTCCTCTTATACTCCGGTAGGACGACTCTTACCTTTGAACGATTTTATAAGTATCGCTGAGGAAAATGGAATTTCCTTTAAAAGCAGCGATGAAATTCACCTAGCTACAATTGAAATTTTCTCCAATATTCAATTAGAGCATCCATATCCCAAATACTACGGACTCTTTAGAACAATGATTTTGCCTCGGATGAAGCTCTTTAGTTATGCGGATACTGTGTATTTAGGAAACAGGCAGTCGAAGATTAAAACCTACGACAAGACGAACGAAGTATTCAATCGGCATGGTATCGGATTGAATAAGAATTTTGCCCGTATCGAACTAACTATAAAGAGGAAGGCGAAAGTTTCAAAATTAATTTCGAAAGCCATACCTCAAGTAAGCTCTGAAGATGATATGGCAGAGTATTTTGGTTACCCCTACAATTTAATTTTTCAGAAGGTCTACTACGATAACATTGAGAAAGCTTTTAAAAAACTACTTAAATTCGACTTCAAACCAAACTCTGGAAATTTGCGGGACGAATTAGTATCTTACTACAAAAATAAAAAGTCCCCCTCTAAATGGGCGGACAAAGCTCTAAATACTCTCTCTGAGATAAGATCTATTGGATTAGGAAACGTTTTCGCTAAACGATTGGAAGAGATCGAAGCGCAAGCGACAAAGCCTTTTGAAGTTAAAGGAAAGATGCAAAGAGTAAGAAAGGAAATCTTAGACTTATATTCCGATGCTCTTCTCATTGAGCATCAAATTAAATTCGGACCTTCACTTCTCGAAGAACTAAGGCGAAAAATGATTCTTCAGCGGAAGAAAATGCTCATATTCGGCGAAAATATCGAATTAGCATCATAATTTGAAAAAGCTCCAGTCCTTTTAACTGAATCTGGAGCTTTCTTGAACTCTTAGAGTAGCATTAACTTCTTATTGAAAAAATCGGGAAGCTTACCCTTCCAACGGATAAAACATCTTTCAAGAAAAGCTAAGTCTTTTCGCTTAAATTTATAGTGCTCTACACCTTCTATTTTCTTAACCAATAGGGAAGTTCCAAATTTTTTCAAAATACTATTCAGCGTATTTACAAATAATTGGCGATTAGAATGCGTAATTTCAATTCCGAAATATTCTCTTACTTGATCTTTATTGCTGTATAGGATGAATCCAAACTTTGCAATTTCAAGGGCAGTGAAATATTTAAACTTATTTAGCTCCTTAAGAGGCGAATAGAT
Encoded here:
- a CDS encoding tyrosine-type recombinase/integrase — encoded protein: MSIRSNVIRIEEYQNRRSKGPRDSEPETGIMLGKGLTDQTMVELTRKFSTPVTERDFRNRALFSLMSKTGLRAKEIVSLRFSQLFQSPSSEMLITYIKKGGRRGFSVIAEETLLFLKEYHSWFKEKHDYFILSLSGRNQSARSNLSTRGLQLIVNSWGVTTCSGRLVHPHSLRHTLGAKLLETAGSIAAQKVLGHSTPVTTSKYYTKPYFDASKFLTWE
- a CDS encoding LIC_13246 family protein; this translates as MTEIRNQKHQWLQINEEGLKIFNEILRSLIAFHEMIYGNTKASDETWIFKKRLVESTNPLVAIKKFGDYEYLVFAKIQDKYNSWIHIDGIQMERIELEKIGTQKHDVFNILNMTDIYTNHCEPYAGEIPEDV
- a CDS encoding tyrosine-type recombinase/integrase, translating into MSIESNVIYLSSLYPKSEPKDQNFSLTENRLSEKTLTKLYLDFSEPETEEDYRNKALFLVMQELGLLAMEIVSLKLSNVSKGLSEQSYISYMGKCGKKKSSAISEASLNAVREYHEKFRIESDYFFVSRPRKNQKERKNLTTRGLQLIVNSWNARTLSGKLIHPQSLRNTVGQRLLTGTYP